GTAGTCAATCCCGGCAGCCAGTGAATCAGGGCGAGAAGCCTGTCGACGTTGCAAGCATAGTACGCCAGAAAATGCCAGCCAGCGTTAAAGACCGGGACGCCTGGGCGAAAGATATCGCCACAACGTTTAAGAGCCAGGGGCTGGCACCGACGGTAGAAAATGTCTGTTCGGTGCTGGCGGTTGCGCAGCAGGAATCTGGTTATCAGGCAGATCCCGTCGTACCGGGGCTGAATAAAATAGCCTGGCAGGAAATTGATCGCCGCGCTGAACGGCTGCATATCCCACGGTTTGTTGTGCATACCGCGCTGAAAATGAATTCCCCCACCGGGAAAAGTTATAGCGAACGACTGGATACAGTAAGAACCGAAAAACAGCTTAGCGCCATTTTTGACGATTTTATCAATATGGTTCCTATGGGACAGACTCTGTTTGGCTCTTACAACCCGGTACATACCGGCGGCCCTATGCAGGTCAGTATCGCCTTCGCTGAACAGCACGCTAAAGGCTATCCGTGGAAAATGGCGGGTACGGTACGTCAGGAGGTCTTTACACGCCGTGGCGGGCTGTGGTTTGGGACATATCATTTACTCAATTATCCGGCGAATTACAGCGCGCCGATTTTCCGCTTCGCCGACTTCAATGCCGGGTGGTATGCCAGTCGTAATGCAGCGTTCCAGAATGCCGTCAGTAAAGCCAGTGGTGTAAAACTGGCGCTGGATGGCGATCTGATTCGTTACGACAGCAAAGCGCCCGGCAAAACGGAGTTAGCCACGCGCAAACTGGCTGCACAGTTGGGAATGAATGAACGCGAGATCCGCCGCCAACTGGAGAAAGGCGATAGTCTGGATTTCGAAAAAACAGCGCTCTACAGGGACGTCTATAAGCTGGCTGACGCCAAAACGGGCAGGACATTGCCGCGTGAAATACTGCCCGGCATTCAACTGGAAAGCCCGAAGATTACACGTAAGCTGACAACGGCCTGGTTTGCTAAACGGGTTGATGAACGACGGGCCCGGTGTATGGGGCGATAGAGGACGCGCCGAAGGGGAGCCTCTTCAGCGCGCTCACGTTTACTGGTGGCGGTGGCGCCAACGTAAAAATGCGGCGATAACGCCAAAAATCAGACAGCCTGTCAGAAAGGGCACCAGTCCAAAAATTGTCCCGACGCCCAGTCCAATCTCTACGCGTGGTCGACCTGTATTTTGCACCTGCATCAGATGTTCATAGATGCCAGGGGCATGAACCAACAGGTTTAAAAGTTGTGCCCCGGCCCAGAAACAAAACAGTACAAAAACGGCGTAAGCAATATTTCCAGGCGTAGAGGAGGTTTCTCGATATTTTCCGCTGAACAGCGATTTTGAGAGAGTGAAATCAGCCATAAAGACCTCCAGGGTGATCGGTTACGATCTGGCGTTATGCCATCGGCTTACTGTGAAGTCTGACAGGTCATTGCGTTTGTCAATATCAGAATCATGGTAATTTCACATCAGGAATGTATCCACAACGTAAATTTTTGTTAGTTGTCACAAAACATTCACCTTAATCAAAATTAATTAACATTTAAGAAATTCCGTATCCTCCACAGACCGTTCGCAAGAAGTATGTAAAAATGCGCCTTTGCTATGATTAATACGTCGGAGTCGTTATGCATTTGCCTGTAAAAATTCGTCGTGACTGGCACTATTATGCCTTCGCTATTGGGTTAATCTTTATTTTGAACGGCGTGGTGGGATTGCTGGGGTTTGAGGCGAAGGG
The Salmonella bongori NCTC 12419 DNA segment above includes these coding regions:
- a CDS encoding DUF2754 family protein → MHLPVKIRRDWHYYAFAIGLIFILNGVVGLLGFEAKGWQTYGVGLVTWIISFWLAGLIIRRRSDDEAKDAR
- a CDS encoding YaiY family protein, producing the protein MADFTLSKSLFSGKYRETSSTPGNIAYAVFVLFCFWAGAQLLNLLVHAPGIYEHLMQVQNTGRPRVEIGLGVGTIFGLVPFLTGCLIFGVIAAFLRWRHRHQ
- a CDS encoding DUF1615 domain-containing protein, translating into MPAASRLYPVSFLAVALLAGCSSQSRQPVNQGEKPVDVASIVRQKMPASVKDRDAWAKDIATTFKSQGLAPTVENVCSVLAVAQQESGYQADPVVPGLNKIAWQEIDRRAERLHIPRFVVHTALKMNSPTGKSYSERLDTVRTEKQLSAIFDDFINMVPMGQTLFGSYNPVHTGGPMQVSIAFAEQHAKGYPWKMAGTVRQEVFTRRGGLWFGTYHLLNYPANYSAPIFRFADFNAGWYASRNAAFQNAVSKASGVKLALDGDLIRYDSKAPGKTELATRKLAAQLGMNEREIRRQLEKGDSLDFEKTALYRDVYKLADAKTGRTLPREILPGIQLESPKITRKLTTAWFAKRVDERRARCMGR